In Mytilus edulis chromosome 7, xbMytEdul2.2, whole genome shotgun sequence, a single genomic region encodes these proteins:
- the LOC139481824 gene encoding choline/ethanolaminephosphotransferase 1-like: MESLTPTQLKKLKEHKYSATGTSLVEPYMQIFWRWLVERIPTTWAPNTLTVVGLILNIATSTLLFMYSPDGKSEAPRFVYLLCAIGLFLYQSLDAIDGKQARRTNTSSPLGELFDHGCDSVSTVFVGLATVVALNMGKDLDWMMYELFAAIFLFYMAHWQTYVTGTLRFGQFDVTESQLMIIAVYLINFIFGSTLWDLTIPIIGMTLRKAVILFSILPQIVQFGSNFSVIMQGGSGKNKSTIAGTSTIFPVLPIVLVLALGVIISQKSETQIYENHPCFFLLCFGLVAAKITNKLVVAQMTKSEMNLFDTALLGPGMLFLNQYFNCILNEYLVLWLMFIYVTQDLIRYSSSVCQQICQFLGIYCFDITSSPKNGKAS; this comes from the exons ATGGAAAGTTTAACGCCAACACAGCTGAAAAAGTTGAAAGAGCACAAGTATAGTGCCACTGGAACGTCCTTAGTGGAACCGTACATGCAGATCTTCTGGCGATGGCTCGTAGAACGAATTCCAACAACCTGGGCACCAAACACGTTGACAGTTGTTGGATTGATACTAAATATTGCCACATCTACGCTGTTGTTCATGTACAGTCCAGATGGGAAATCGGAG gCTCCAAGGTTTGTTTACTTGCTTTGTGCAATAGGTTTATTTTTATACCAGTCCTTAGATGCTATCGATGGAAAGCAAGCAAGGAGAACTAACACAAGCTCACCTCTGGGTGAACTCTTTGATCATGGTTGTGACTCAGTTTCTACag tcTTTGTAGGCTTGGCAACTGTAGTGGCATTAAACATGGGAAAAGATTTAGACTGGATGATGTATGAATTATTTGcagctatatttttattttatatggcCCACTGGCAGACATATGTAACAGGAACACTAAGATTTGGACA atTTGATGTTACTGAATCCCAGTTAATGATAATAGctgtttatttaataaattttatatttgggTCGACATTGTGGGATCTAACG ATTCCCATTATAGGAATGACATTAAGAAAAGCGGTAATTTTATTTAGTATATTGCCACAGATTGTACAGTTCGGATCAAATTTTTCCGTCATTATGCAGGGAGGAAGTGgtaaaaataaatctacaatAGCT GGTACAAGCACTATATTTCCAGTACTACCTATTGTGTTAGTTCTAGCACTAGGTGTAATAATATCACAAAAGTCAGAAACACAAATATATGAAAATCATCCATGTTTCTTTCTTCTTTGTTTTGGATTAGTGGCTGCTAAAATAACAAACAAGTTAGTG GTAGCACAGATGACAAAAAGTGAAATGAATTTATTTGACACAGCATTATTAGGCCCAGGAATGTTGTTTCTTAATCAATATTTCAACTGCATATTAAATGAATATTTGGTTTTATGGCTTATGTTT aTATATGTAACACAAGATTTAATAAGATACTCCTCTTCAGTGTGCCAACAGATATGTCAATTCTTGGGAATTTATTGTTTTGATATCACATCATCACCAAAGAATGGAAAAGCATCATGA